The genomic window TCGGGCGTCAGCACTTCGATTTGCGCGGCAGGCAAACGACGACGCACGGCGTGAATGGTTTTGGCAAAATGCGTCGCGCCGCCATCCGCGAGTTCATCGCGATTGACCGAAGTGATGACCACGTAACGAAGATCAAGTTGCGCGGCGGCTTCGGCGACCTGTTCGGGTTCTGCGGCGAGCGACTGCATCGGCAACCCGCGTCCGGTTTTGACGGAGCAGAATCCGCAACTGCGGCTGCAAATATCGCCCAAAATCATGAAGGTCGCGGCTCCCCGCGCAAAACATTCATTGCGATTCGGGCAACGCGCTTCTTCGCAAACCGTGTGCAAAGCGCGCCGACGCAACAGCACTTTCAAATCGTGATCGGCTTCGGCGTGACGCTCAGGTTTACGTAACCATTCGGGGAGTCGGGGTGCGGCTTTGGGTTTTAATCCTTCGAGTTGAACCAGCATAAATTTGATGTGGGCGATTCAGGAAAAAATATTTAATGTTTATCGTTTTGATAAATCATCGTCTGTTTGTAATGCAATGAGAGATCGTTGGCAGCCTGTTGCGCGTCCTGGCGTTCTTTATAGATGCCGATGTCTACGTGATAGAGTCCGTCTGTGGACTGTTTGACATAGGCGCTTAAATAGCCTGCGCGTTTCAATTCGAGTTCATATTTTTCGGCTTCTTCACGGGTGCCGCACG from Acidobacteriota bacterium includes these protein-coding regions:
- the lipA gene encoding lipoyl synthase, producing the protein MLVQLEGLKPKAAPRLPEWLRKPERHAEADHDLKVLLRRRALHTVCEEARCPNRNECFARGAATFMILGDICSRSCGFCSVKTGRGLPMQSLAAEPEQVAEAAAQLDLRYVVITSVNRDELADGGATHFAKTIHAVRRRLPAAQIEVLTPDFKGNLEALHLVLDARPDTYNHNVESVPRLYRVVRPQADYQQSLEVLKAAHAYAPDILTKSGLMVGFGERRDEVKRLLEDLRTHDVDVVTIGQYLQPTRKHLPVAEYVHPDIFAEYQAFGESLGFRAVFAGPLVRSSYMADLVHQQAL